A single window of Pirellulales bacterium DNA harbors:
- the tadA gene encoding Flp pilus assembly complex ATPase component TadA → MIMDAVAVLVRRGLLTDRQLAEVKAAQNNGIRLEQLAVQLGYCTEDAVLQALGAEVGLDYVDLAETDVDLSLLKDFPPKLLHRQAIFPVRRENGSLIVATADPFDLYPLDELSASTGLTVVPVLASRAEISKLIKTHLGVGSETVTGLLAQADENVQLLSEIETDGSELSELAQEASVVRLVNEILLEAIESRASDVHIEPQSHGLWIRYRIDGLLHPQPTPPEITRFQSAIISRLKIMSRLNIAEKRLPQDGRIKLSVRGREIDVRVSVIPMIHGEGIVMRILDKGSMEFKLQKLGMEDDLYATFQELIHLPHGIVLVTGPTGSGKTTTLYSALLEIKDDETKIITTEDPVEYQLDGINQIQVHTKIGLTFAASLRSILRHDPDIVLVGEIRDRETAENAIQASLTGHLVFSTLHTNDAAGAYTRMIDMGVEPFLVASTVEGVMAQRLVRRLCPQCKEAYQPTAGELPSDFPSEKFLDIGGKLFRSRGCRTCRNVGYAGRIGIYELLVTSDRIRQLAHDRASTWDITKAGLEEGMTTLRQDGWRKVLAGKTTIDEVVRTTKGDIVHKR, encoded by the coding sequence ATCATCATGGATGCAGTTGCAGTCTTAGTTCGGCGCGGATTATTGACCGATCGCCAGTTGGCTGAGGTCAAAGCCGCGCAAAACAACGGCATTCGCTTAGAACAGCTTGCGGTGCAATTGGGCTATTGCACGGAGGATGCCGTGCTGCAAGCGTTGGGGGCCGAAGTCGGCCTGGATTACGTCGATCTGGCCGAAACCGATGTCGATCTGTCGTTGCTCAAAGACTTTCCGCCGAAGCTGCTGCATCGCCAGGCGATTTTTCCTGTCCGGAGAGAAAACGGCAGCCTGATTGTAGCCACTGCCGACCCGTTCGACCTGTATCCGCTCGACGAGCTGAGCGCTTCCACCGGTCTGACGGTCGTTCCAGTGTTGGCCAGCCGCGCAGAAATCTCCAAGCTCATCAAGACTCATCTAGGCGTTGGCAGCGAAACAGTGACCGGCTTGCTCGCGCAAGCCGACGAAAACGTCCAACTGCTCAGTGAGATTGAAACCGATGGTTCCGAGCTGTCGGAACTGGCCCAAGAGGCTAGCGTCGTGCGGCTGGTCAACGAGATTCTGTTGGAAGCGATTGAATCTCGTGCCAGCGACGTTCACATCGAGCCGCAATCGCACGGACTGTGGATTCGCTACCGCATTGACGGCTTGCTTCATCCGCAGCCGACGCCGCCCGAAATCACACGGTTTCAAAGCGCCATCATCAGCCGCTTGAAGATCATGTCGCGGTTGAACATTGCCGAAAAACGATTGCCGCAAGACGGCCGGATCAAGCTGAGCGTGCGTGGGCGCGAGATCGATGTCCGCGTCTCGGTCATTCCGATGATCCACGGCGAAGGCATCGTCATGCGCATCCTCGACAAGGGGTCGATGGAGTTCAAGCTACAAAAGCTCGGCATGGAAGACGACTTGTATGCGACGTTTCAAGAATTGATCCATCTTCCACACGGCATCGTGCTGGTCACGGGACCGACAGGTTCTGGCAAAACAACCACGTTATATAGCGCGTTGCTCGAAATCAAAGATGACGAGACAAAGATCATCACCACCGAAGACCCCGTCGAATATCAACTCGACGGCATCAACCAGATCCAGGTTCACACCAAGATCGGCCTGACGTTCGCCGCTTCGCTGCGCAGCATTCTGCGTCACGATCCAGATATTGTACTCGTCGGAGAAATTCGAGATCGCGAAACAGCCGAGAACGCCATTCAAGCGTCGCTCACCGGCCACTTGGTGTTCAGCACGCTGCACACCAACGATGCTGCTGGGGCTTACACCCGTATGATCGATATGGGCGTGGAACCGTTTCTGGTTGCCAGCACCGTTGAGGGCGTGATGGCGCAGCGGCTCGTGCGACGGCTTTGTCCGCAGTGTAAGGAAGCCTATCAGCCTACTGCAGGCGAATTGCCCTCCGATTTTCCCAGCGAAAAGTTTCTGGACATCGGTGGCAAGCTATTCCGCTCGCGCGGCTGCCGCACTTGTCGCAACGTCGGATACGCCGGCCGAATAGGCATTTACGAACTACTCGTCACCAGCGACCGCATCCGCCAACTGGCCCACGACCGCGCCAGCACTTGGGACATCACCAAAGCCGGTCTTGAGGAAGGCATGACTACGCTGCGACAAGACGGCTGGCGAAAAGTGCTCGCTGGGAAGACAACGATTGATGAAGTGGTGCGAACGACTAAAGGAGACATTGTCCACAAGCGATGA
- a CDS encoding type II secretion system F family protein, whose amino-acid sequence MPDFAYTARDNTGRKVSGTIAAPNRRDVLSSLDKKSLFPVEVYEADAGGMMRAVRGKRVKAQLMATTYAQLADLLRSGVPLLRSLEVIKNQSSQPALKEVLEKVYAAVEEGVTLADAMQAQPRAFSEMAISMVRAGGEGGFLEDALARVAQFTEQQQELKSRTTGALAYPIFLAVVGVTVVTVLIVFFVPKFKDLFARLEERGELPTITNFLLGTSEVLAKWGWLVVIVLVALTMYARNLLATEAGRCWSDRLKIRLPVLGMVFLNLAVSRFCRVLGTLLHNGVPILRSLEISSEAAGNRVLSAAINEAGENLSSGQALAKPLAASGYFPPEVVEMIAVAEESNTLESVLTNIADSLERRTFRRLDLLVRLIEPMMLLLLAGAVLVVVIALLLPVLKMSTTIG is encoded by the coding sequence ATGCCCGACTTTGCTTACACCGCCCGCGACAACACCGGCCGCAAGGTCAGTGGCACGATTGCTGCGCCGAACCGGCGCGATGTGCTGTCGTCGCTTGATAAAAAGTCGCTGTTTCCGGTCGAAGTCTACGAAGCCGACGCAGGCGGCATGATGCGCGCCGTTCGCGGTAAACGGGTTAAGGCCCAGTTGATGGCCACAACCTATGCGCAGCTTGCCGATCTGCTGCGCAGCGGCGTGCCATTGTTGCGATCGTTGGAAGTGATCAAGAATCAATCGTCGCAACCGGCATTGAAAGAAGTATTGGAAAAAGTCTATGCCGCCGTCGAAGAGGGCGTGACACTCGCCGATGCCATGCAGGCGCAACCGCGGGCGTTCAGCGAAATGGCCATCAGCATGGTTCGCGCCGGCGGTGAAGGCGGTTTCTTGGAAGACGCGTTGGCCCGAGTTGCGCAATTTACCGAACAGCAGCAAGAGCTGAAATCGCGTACCACTGGGGCGCTCGCCTACCCGATCTTTTTGGCTGTCGTTGGGGTCACCGTAGTCACGGTCCTGATCGTATTCTTCGTGCCAAAGTTCAAAGACCTGTTCGCTCGACTAGAAGAGCGCGGCGAATTGCCCACGATCACCAATTTCTTGCTTGGCACAAGCGAGGTGCTGGCAAAATGGGGCTGGCTGGTGGTGATCGTTCTCGTCGCGTTGACAATGTACGCAAGAAACTTGCTTGCGACCGAAGCGGGCCGCTGTTGGAGCGACCGTCTGAAGATTCGGCTACCGGTTTTGGGTATGGTATTTTTGAATCTCGCGGTGTCGCGTTTTTGTCGTGTACTGGGGACGCTGCTCCACAACGGCGTGCCCATTTTGCGATCGTTGGAGATTAGCAGCGAAGCGGCCGGCAATCGCGTGTTGTCGGCGGCTATTAACGAAGCTGGCGAAAACTTGTCGTCGGGGCAGGCCCTGGCCAAGCCGCTTGCCGCCTCAGGCTATTTTCCGCCCGAAGTAGTCGAAATGATCGCTGTAGCCGAGGAATCGAACACACTGGAATCGGTGCTCACGAACATTGCCGATTCGCTCGAACGCCGCACTTTCCGTCGTTTGGATTTGTTAGTCCGATTGATTGAGCCGATGATGTTGCTACTGTTGGCCGGGGCGGTGCTGGTCGTGGTGATCGCGCTGCTCCTGCCGGTCCTGAAGATGAGCACAACGATTGGCTAG
- the gspG gene encoding type II secretion system major pseudopilin GspG, with product MNRRSRRQVRTAFTLMEVLLVLVILVVLGSLAVGMFTGTQKKALERTAQVQVDSYDHAAQRYQIEMFSFPPSLQDLRVNPSGSPNWSGPYIDKDVPADPWGNPYQYDPQGPRHNNEKPDIWSYGPDGSPGTQDDIYNK from the coding sequence ATGAATCGTCGTTCTCGCCGCCAAGTTCGCACGGCTTTTACTTTGATGGAAGTGTTGCTCGTGCTCGTGATCTTGGTGGTTCTCGGATCGTTGGCCGTGGGCATGTTTACCGGCACGCAGAAAAAGGCGCTCGAACGCACAGCTCAGGTACAGGTCGATTCTTATGACCATGCGGCGCAGCGCTACCAAATCGAAATGTTCTCGTTCCCTCCTTCGCTGCAAGACCTGCGAGTCAATCCGAGTGGCTCTCCAAATTGGTCTGGTCCATACATTGACAAGGACGTTCCGGCCGATCCGTGGGGAAATCCGTATCAGTACGATCCGCAAGGCCCACGACACAACAACGAAAAACCGGACATCTGGTCATACGGTCCCGACGGCTCGCCGGGAACGCAAGACGACATTTACAACAAATAG
- a CDS encoding prepilin-type N-terminal cleavage/methylation domain-containing protein, whose amino-acid sequence MPRPLSFRHAHSGFTLMELLLVLALLAVLGATAWPLATNAFASVKLRNAAQQVQACWDKARVQAISNGLPHVFRFGSDAADYSVAPWYDENAAIETTTPIAANTFTPSTTPPQNPTHDGTATTNRPKLPDGMTFVGIERSGETRSFAADEQLSIAGIAATALPVVFYPDGTSSDAALTITDGKGRYITVNLRGLTGITRIGEITAGPEVAK is encoded by the coding sequence ATGCCACGGCCGCTTTCATTTCGCCACGCTCACAGCGGCTTCACGTTGATGGAGTTGCTGCTGGTGTTGGCATTGCTGGCGGTGCTGGGCGCAACTGCTTGGCCGTTAGCGACCAACGCATTTGCCAGCGTGAAGTTGCGGAATGCCGCCCAGCAAGTGCAAGCCTGTTGGGATAAGGCGCGCGTGCAAGCGATTTCAAACGGCTTACCGCACGTATTTCGATTCGGCTCCGACGCCGCCGACTATTCGGTCGCGCCCTGGTATGATGAAAATGCGGCGATCGAAACGACGACACCGATCGCGGCAAACACATTCACACCATCGACAACGCCGCCCCAAAATCCAACCCACGATGGAACGGCGACAACCAACCGCCCCAAACTTCCCGACGGAATGACCTTTGTCGGCATCGAGCGCAGCGGCGAAACTCGCAGCTTTGCCGCCGATGAGCAACTCTCGATTGCTGGAATTGCCGCCACCGCCCTGCCGGTCGTCTTTTATCCTGATGGAACCTCGTCCGACGCCGCATTGACGATCACGGACGGCAAAGGCCGTTATATCACGGTCAACCTCCGCGGCCTGACCGGGATCACGCGCATCGGCGAAATCACCGCTGGGCCGGAGGTGGCAAAATGA
- a CDS encoding prepilin-type N-terminal cleavage/methylation domain-containing protein: MSDPSPAYLSIHVPLPFRQPRGFTLLEVLLALGLTAVVLVLVGSAVHTTLRTIDIGRRRTEREQLARAILHRIADDLRAVMRYEPFDDSGLKSSGGRASSGSGGSADSGGSSGQSSGSSKSSSQDSSSPSDNQSQSDETASQTATMPMAGIYGYQDSVQIDITRIPRLDEYLYTNTVTAPQRRGDVRTVTYSVGNSQGGITTAAGTAIGAPPLATNASGGLLRTEADRATFLWQLQGGARAVSQTQTVLASEVTALDFRYFDGAQWVTRWDSTSMNGLPRAVEILIYLADDPSDLRALSVTSIATPKLLPSNPNNLYRMVVHLPAGLPLPAVQPVSEDASQQATSDGSSSTNSSTGTLSGASQNGGRQ; this comes from the coding sequence TTGAGCGATCCTTCACCGGCTTACCTCTCCATCCATGTACCCCTTCCATTCCGCCAGCCGCGCGGCTTCACGTTACTCGAAGTACTGCTTGCTCTGGGGCTTACCGCCGTGGTGCTGGTGCTAGTCGGCAGCGCAGTTCACACCACACTTCGCACGATCGACATCGGAAGGCGACGAACGGAACGCGAACAGCTAGCCCGAGCCATACTGCACCGCATTGCCGACGACTTGCGGGCCGTCATGCGCTACGAACCGTTCGACGATAGCGGATTGAAGTCCAGCGGCGGCCGAGCGAGCAGCGGTAGCGGAGGCTCTGCGGACTCCGGCGGATCGTCCGGACAATCGAGCGGCAGCAGCAAATCATCATCGCAAGATTCGAGTTCACCGTCCGATAACCAGAGCCAGAGCGATGAAACAGCAAGTCAGACCGCCACCATGCCGATGGCCGGTATTTACGGTTATCAAGACTCCGTGCAAATCGACATCACCCGCATTCCGCGCTTGGATGAATATCTCTACACCAATACCGTTACCGCTCCGCAGCGACGAGGAGACGTGCGTACGGTAACCTATTCTGTGGGCAATTCACAGGGCGGGATCACAACTGCGGCGGGCACGGCAATTGGCGCGCCCCCCCTAGCCACCAACGCTTCGGGTGGACTGTTGCGAACCGAAGCTGACCGCGCCACGTTTCTTTGGCAACTTCAAGGGGGTGCCAGAGCAGTCAGCCAGACGCAAACGGTGTTGGCTTCAGAAGTCACCGCACTCGATTTTCGCTATTTCGACGGAGCACAATGGGTCACTCGGTGGGACTCCACGTCCATGAATGGCCTGCCGCGGGCCGTCGAGATTTTGATTTATTTGGCTGACGATCCATCCGATCTTCGCGCACTGTCGGTCACCAGCATCGCAACCCCAAAGCTGTTGCCGAGTAATCCCAACAACCTTTATCGAATGGTGGTCCATCTGCCGGCTGGTCTTCCGTTACCTGCAGTGCAACCCGTCAGTGAGGATGCGTCGCAGCAAGCCACCAGCGACGGCAGCTCTTCAACCAATAGCAGCACAGGAACATTGAGCGGCGCCTCTCAAAATGGAGGCCGGCAATGA
- a CDS encoding general secretion pathway protein GspK: MVLIIVLVAVAMLSLAAYTFTELMLTEHKAARLVTRDAQARALTESAAEMARLYLGQSAQALQESGGVYSNVARFQGVQVVPVIDDGVPQNRGRFSIVAPAIENGQVAGVRFGLENESARLNVNTLLYLEQQTRAQTSTGLASAVGAAIGTTGAGPNSLGASGALGSGQRNSGLSTNATSGGQSPISGQQNGASNSSNDDSSQSTGNPRDLLMALPAMSEEIADAILDWIDADDEPREFGAEIDYYSGLGYAPKNGPLDTIEELLLVRGVSPQLLFGADANRNGIVDPSEQPHAMLAQVSDGDAEVDRGWAPYLTLYSKEANVRADGTPRIDLNNSDLQALHEQLDAALNSEWANFIVAYRQFGPSASAGGNSDQGNSGGGSRNGNGGGNRASRVEPTAGNGPFRLAALLQPQPGGAGGGGQPQPGGNGNFGGGNSPRGNPGGGQGGGRSSGGNGGGRGGGVGGVGPVGGGASQQLEEISASSIDIDFTQEAKYSFNQVLDLIGVQVRFQLPSGQGSSSSSGSSGSSNANSQTKQVLLKSPFPDEPAAAEGYLPLLMDTVTVNPALTIPGRININQASRVVLQGIPGMAGQTIDAILSNRTPEAPKDKPNRVHETWLYIEGIVDLDTMRGMTPFITGGGNVYRAQIVGYFDQMGPAHRIEAIIDASNATNAVPRIVFWRDISNLGRGFELNVLGIGPTQ; encoded by the coding sequence ATGGTGCTCATCATCGTACTGGTGGCTGTCGCCATGTTGAGCTTGGCAGCCTATACGTTCACGGAATTGATGTTGACCGAGCACAAAGCCGCGCGGCTGGTGACGCGCGATGCGCAAGCCAGAGCGCTGACCGAATCGGCAGCCGAGATGGCCCGCCTCTATTTGGGACAATCGGCCCAAGCCTTGCAGGAATCGGGCGGTGTCTACAGCAACGTCGCTCGATTTCAAGGGGTGCAAGTCGTGCCGGTCATCGATGACGGTGTACCACAAAATCGAGGCCGATTTTCAATCGTCGCGCCGGCCATCGAGAACGGCCAAGTGGCGGGGGTGCGGTTCGGCCTCGAAAATGAATCGGCCCGATTGAACGTCAATACGCTCCTGTATCTCGAACAGCAGACCCGTGCGCAAACAAGTACTGGTCTAGCCAGCGCCGTTGGAGCAGCCATCGGCACAACCGGCGCTGGACCGAATTCGCTCGGAGCAAGCGGTGCATTAGGCAGCGGACAGCGAAACAGCGGGTTATCCACCAATGCTACCAGCGGCGGACAATCTCCAATCAGTGGTCAACAAAATGGAGCCAGCAATAGCTCCAACGACGATTCCAGCCAATCGACCGGCAACCCGCGCGATTTGCTAATGGCCCTGCCAGCAATGTCGGAAGAAATCGCCGACGCGATTTTGGATTGGATCGACGCAGACGACGAACCGCGCGAATTTGGAGCTGAGATCGATTACTATTCAGGACTCGGCTATGCTCCCAAGAACGGCCCGCTCGATACGATCGAAGAACTTTTGCTCGTTCGCGGTGTCAGCCCGCAGTTGCTGTTTGGCGCCGATGCAAATCGCAATGGAATCGTCGATCCCTCTGAGCAGCCGCACGCCATGCTCGCCCAGGTCTCCGATGGCGATGCCGAAGTGGACCGCGGTTGGGCACCCTATCTGACCCTTTATTCCAAAGAAGCGAATGTCCGCGCGGACGGCACGCCGCGGATCGATTTGAATAATAGCGATCTGCAAGCGCTCCATGAGCAACTCGACGCAGCGTTGAATTCTGAATGGGCTAATTTCATCGTCGCCTACCGGCAATTTGGTCCATCGGCCAGTGCTGGAGGCAATAGCGACCAAGGCAATAGCGGCGGAGGCAGCCGGAATGGGAATGGCGGCGGAAACCGCGCTTCCCGTGTAGAACCCACTGCGGGCAACGGTCCGTTCCGGTTAGCTGCCCTGCTGCAGCCTCAGCCTGGTGGAGCGGGAGGCGGAGGTCAGCCGCAGCCTGGAGGTAATGGCAATTTCGGCGGAGGAAACTCGCCGAGGGGCAATCCTGGCGGCGGACAAGGCGGCGGCAGATCCTCCGGTGGAAATGGCGGGGGCCGCGGCGGAGGCGTAGGAGGGGTAGGACCAGTTGGCGGCGGTGCGTCACAGCAGCTCGAAGAAATTTCAGCCAGCAGCATCGATATCGACTTTACTCAAGAGGCGAAGTACAGCTTTAACCAAGTTCTCGACTTAATCGGCGTCCAAGTTCGCTTTCAACTGCCGTCGGGTCAAGGTTCGAGCAGTTCATCTGGATCGAGCGGTTCGAGCAACGCGAATTCACAGACCAAACAGGTGTTGCTGAAATCTCCCTTTCCCGATGAACCTGCCGCCGCTGAAGGCTATTTGCCATTGCTAATGGACACGGTTACCGTCAATCCAGCGTTGACGATTCCCGGCCGCATTAACATCAATCAGGCCTCCAGGGTAGTGTTGCAAGGCATTCCCGGCATGGCGGGGCAAACGATCGACGCGATTTTGTCGAATCGCACGCCCGAGGCACCCAAGGACAAACCGAATCGCGTTCACGAAACCTGGCTATACATCGAGGGGATCGTCGATCTGGACACGATGCGCGGTATGACACCGTTTATCACCGGTGGCGGCAACGTTTACCGAGCACAAATTGTCGGCTATTTCGACCAAATGGGGCCTGCCCATCGCATCGAAGCGATCATCGACGCCTCGAATGCTACCAACGCCGTCCCGCGGATAGTATTCTGGAGAGATATCAGCAACCTCGGCCGCGGCTTCGAGCTAAATGTCTTAGGTATCGGGCCAACGCAGTGA